The Cydia splendana chromosome Z, ilCydSple1.2, whole genome shotgun sequence genome window below encodes:
- the LOC134804172 gene encoding sodium/potassium/calcium exchanger 3-like: MPGLKLLASVLYIFISHVLATEEFNVTDETVYLAVVNKNGDIVYMKEELSRKLEEERDVWHWTPWMRTRTELHDNVLAESSCVEGNSIESFPDGLFDDDQLRAGAFILYTIFGIYSFTLLAIVCNDFFIPCVENICEDLNIPQNVAAATFMSVATSAPEFFVNVIATFITESDMGIGTIIGSAIFNALGVAAIGGIAAIRVIKIEPVPVTRDVLIYIVNVSVLVVIVWDGQVDWYEALVLAILYILYFILMFNSVRLFNFLSKLFNKCFNRQSEDINERASIPNTEELDKPVEEGVEDKGFNGRAINGDSKNVDADDSSKPKKSLFRFPKEKGWPYKCWWLYTWPLKLLLGMTVPSPVTRRKWYPFAFFMCIIWIGVNSYCVTWSMTVLGHTFFIPDSVMGMTFLAFGGCLPEACSIFIMSRRGEGGMGVSNALGANSLAILFALGLPWLIRTLTLLARGEDAVVYINSTGIDFVVGSLLVAVTCLWITLYIGKFTLRKTVGCVLAVFYTIFITFAILVEMGIILDKAVAFCG; this comes from the exons ATGTCACTGACGAAACGGTGTATTTAGCAGTAGTCAATAAAAATGGGGACATAGTTTATATGAAGGAAGAGTTGTCGAGAAAGTTGGAGGAGGAGCGAGATGTGTGGCACTGGACGCCGTGGATGCGCACAAGAACAGAACTCCATGATAATGTCTTAGCCGAGTCATCGTGCGTCGAGGGTAATTCGATCGAGAGTTTTCCTGACGGATTATTTGATG ACGATCAATTGAGAGCAGGAGCGTTCATCCTATATACGATTTTCGGCATATATTCTTTCACACTGCTGGCTATAGTCTGCAACGACTTCTTTATACCGTGCGTGGAAAATATATGCGAGGATTTAAACATACCACAG AACGTGGCAGCGGCGACGTTCATGTCAGTGGCGACGTCGGCTCCGGAGTTTTTCGTTAACGTTATCGCCACGTTTATCACCGAATCTGACATGGGCATCGGGACCATCATCGGATCCGCCATCTTTAACGCCCTCGGCGTAGCCGCAATCGGCGGCATTGCTGCTATCAGA GTAATCAAAATTGAGCCTGTGCCAGTTACTAGAGACGTTCTCATTTACATTGTGAACGTTAGCGTTCTGGTAGTCATCGTGTGGGATGGCCAGGTGGACTGGTACGAGGCTCTGGTACTGGCCATATTGTACATCCTCTACTTCATCCTTATGTTCAACAGCGTGCGGCTGTTCAACTTCCTAAGCAAGCTATTCAATAAGTGCTTCAACCGTCAAAGTGAAGACA TAAACGAGCGGGCTAGCATTCCAAATACAGAAGAACTTGACAAACCTGTGGAAGAAGGCGTGGAAGACAAAGGTTTCAACGGCCGTGCCATCAATGGCGATAGCAAGAATGTAGACGCCG ATGACTCAAGTAAACCTAAGAAGAGTTTGTTCAGGTTCCCAAAAGAGAAAGGCTGGCCATATAAGTGTTGGTGGTTGTACACGTGGCCGCTGAAGTTGCTGCTGGGAATGACGGTGCCCTCGCCGGTCACGAGGCGGAAGTGGTACCCGTTCGCTTTCTTCATGTGCATCATCTGGATCGGAGTCAACTCCTACTGCGTCACGTGGAGCATGACAGTTCTAG GTCACACATTCTTCATTCCCGACTCGGTGATGGGGATGACATTCCTGGCCTTCGGAGGGTGCCTACCTGAAGCGTGTTCTATATTCATCATGTCTAGAAGAG GCGAGGGCGGTATGGGAGTCTCGAACGCGTTAGGGGCCAACTCTTTGGCTATCTTGTTCGCCCTGGGTCTGCCCTGGCTGATCCGCACGCTGACGCTGCTTGCGCGGGGCGAAGATGCCGTCGTGTACATAAACTCCACTGGCATCGACTTTGTAGTAGGCTCTTTATTAGTAGCGGTCACTTGTCTTTGGATAACTCTATACATAGGAAAGTTTACTCTCAGGAAAACAGTGGGGTGTGTTCTAGCTGTCTTTTATACAATTTTCATCACTTTTGCTATTCTTGTCGAAATGGGCATAATCTTGGATAAGGCAGTCGCATTCTGTGGTTAA